A window of the Dyadobacter pollutisoli genome harbors these coding sequences:
- a CDS encoding ester cyclase, with the protein MSLSAEQNNAICVEFFEAAWNTGVVREDLLASDAIDHSQVGGKTVSEPGSASFKGIIGMFRGAMPDVKLSIEDQIYVADKVVHRWRLNGTDTGGVMGMPPSGKSLSMTGTSTVRMKDGKIAERWANVDELGLLQQLGVVPPPPGH; encoded by the coding sequence ATGTCATTATCAGCAGAACAAAACAATGCTATTTGTGTCGAATTTTTTGAAGCAGCCTGGAATACAGGAGTGGTAAGAGAAGACCTGTTGGCTTCCGATGCGATTGACCACTCGCAGGTTGGCGGTAAAACAGTTTCAGAACCGGGTTCAGCAAGTTTCAAAGGGATCATCGGAATGTTCCGCGGTGCTATGCCTGATGTAAAGCTTTCCATTGAAGATCAGATATATGTTGCCGACAAAGTTGTGCACCGTTGGAGACTGAATGGAACGGACACTGGCGGCGTAATGGGCATGCCGCCATCGGGCAAATCGCTTTCGATGACTGGTACTTCCACTGTCCGCATGAAAGATGGCAAGATCGCCGAACGCTGGGCCAATGTGGATGAACTAGGCTTGTTACAACAGCTTGGTGTGGTTCCTCCTCCTCCCGGACACTGA
- a CDS encoding ester cyclase, which yields MNSNKVLSRRYFYQIMNGMNEQVAHEILSEDFVFTLPTHPEPFHGPDGFMGLVRMLHGSFPDFYINPQEMVAGGDWVITRWRGGGTHTGGPLLTVKGDVNATGKYFEIDGMTWHTIKDGKITESIGHEDTLGLMLQLGVLPSDAPAVTLDLDHNQLLATRYFEEIMSQGKLEVVEEILDPEFAFIIPTQPEPIAGFPAFKGFVTYLRNAFPDIKFTVMRQTAEGNKVASRWNIEGTHLGEFLGAPATGNHVKDYGIDIFTIKNGKIVSVHVNENDFGLMQQLGAIPS from the coding sequence ATGAATTCGAATAAGGTACTCTCGCGACGTTATTTTTATCAGATCATGAATGGAATGAATGAGCAGGTTGCTCATGAGATCCTGTCTGAGGATTTTGTTTTCACATTGCCAACCCACCCCGAGCCATTTCACGGGCCTGACGGGTTTATGGGACTTGTTCGTATGCTACACGGCTCATTCCCGGATTTTTATATCAATCCTCAGGAAATGGTTGCCGGTGGTGACTGGGTTATAACACGCTGGCGTGGAGGTGGTACCCACACAGGCGGACCACTATTGACAGTAAAAGGAGATGTAAATGCGACAGGCAAATATTTTGAAATTGACGGGATGACCTGGCATACCATTAAAGATGGTAAGATCACCGAATCCATTGGTCACGAAGATACCCTTGGCCTGATGCTTCAGCTGGGAGTTTTGCCATCAGATGCACCTGCTGTAACACTGGACCTTGATCACAATCAACTACTTGCCACGCGTTATTTTGAAGAAATCATGAGCCAGGGCAAGTTGGAAGTAGTGGAAGAAATTCTGGATCCTGAATTTGCTTTCATCATTCCTACACAGCCAGAACCGATCGCCGGTTTCCCAGCTTTCAAAGGATTTGTTACCTACCTCAGAAACGCATTTCCTGATATCAAATTCACTGTTATGCGCCAGACAGCCGAGGGTAACAAGGTAGCTTCTCGCTGGAATATCGAAGGTACACATTTGGGCGAATTCCTGGGGGCACCAGCTACGGGTAACCACGTAAAGGATTATGGCATTGACATTTTTACAATTAAAAACGGAAAGATTGTTTCTGTGCATGTGAACGAAAATGATTTTGGCCTCATGCAGCAGCTTGGCGCAATACCTTCCTGA
- a CDS encoding type 1 glutamine amidotransferase domain-containing protein, translating into MSKKILAVLSEYGYWGIELVGPLEKLEEAGYTVEFITPNGKKAEALPPSYDTTYVDPPLGTCVTTPLAAEKVKAFEASNRLEVRQNLSEVIPQRPYFSTPDFLRVFEKYYADLKIAQEKVTEEYAAVLLVGGSGPIIDMVNNQRVHDLVLAFYNKKMPVAGICYGVAPLVFARDFNERNSIIKGKHVTGHCIEYDYHDGTGFLNTDLNMGPPPYVLEYILSDAVGPEGQYHGNFGKETSVIVDYPFITARSLQCSFEFGEQFVNVLDKGLTRYGW; encoded by the coding sequence ATGTCAAAAAAAATACTCGCCGTTTTATCAGAATACGGATACTGGGGCATCGAGCTGGTAGGCCCTCTTGAAAAGCTTGAAGAGGCAGGTTACACCGTCGAATTTATTACGCCAAACGGCAAAAAAGCGGAAGCGCTGCCGCCAAGCTACGACACCACTTATGTGGATCCTCCGCTGGGAACTTGTGTGACCACGCCACTGGCAGCCGAAAAAGTGAAAGCTTTTGAAGCATCCAACCGCCTGGAAGTACGTCAGAACTTGTCGGAAGTAATTCCACAGCGCCCGTACTTCTCAACGCCTGATTTTCTGAGGGTTTTTGAAAAATATTATGCAGACCTTAAAATCGCTCAGGAGAAAGTAACCGAAGAATATGCTGCGGTACTCCTGGTAGGAGGTAGCGGCCCGATCATTGATATGGTCAACAATCAGCGTGTTCACGATCTGGTTTTGGCTTTTTATAACAAAAAAATGCCTGTTGCCGGAATCTGCTACGGAGTTGCTCCATTGGTTTTTGCAAGAGATTTTAACGAGCGCAATTCTATTATCAAAGGCAAGCACGTTACAGGACATTGCATTGAATACGATTACCACGACGGTACCGGCTTCCTGAACACCGATCTTAACATGGGGCCACCTCCTTACGTGCTGGAATACATCCTTTCCGATGCAGTAGGTCCGGAAGGCCAGTACCATGGCAATTTTGGAAAAGAAACCTCAGTAATTGTTGACTATCCATTTATTACAGCACGTTCATTACAATGTTCTTTCGAATTCGGAGAGCAGTTTGTGAATGTTCTTGACAAAGGTCTCACGCGTTATGGCTGGTAA
- a CDS encoding nuclear transport factor 2 family protein: MEGKGVRHFEIANGQLAAAAVLIDDFNTDNDVLVIADPELCRKDLCFLQNENDTVVQLTELGKELAVLKNVNALDLDPVALLKRFYAAFEKNDLADILTFLSEDVFWEVAGPTDIMPWAGGWNGHLGVAKFFVLLSEGLAFEKLVPTRYIAQGNTVAVVLDGHGQSKYGVPFSGGVVHWVTVRNGKISHLQYYRDTYPIIEAIYGGRPFTVQPSHIDSHYHVIKPVAVARDTDSVVFDAAVFGTPTGTVKTVRAMYAALQGLNVPEVRKVFADNVVWDIFGPPDLLAWAGERIGPDAAAESANQIIATMHFDHFKPTRLIYDGDTAAIVIDEAGTSTVTGLPFKTSVVHVVVANEEGKVTLFKNYINTAWIVEAFLGGRPFTVNK; encoded by the coding sequence ATGGAAGGCAAAGGAGTTCGACATTTTGAGATAGCCAACGGACAGCTGGCGGCAGCAGCAGTATTGATCGATGATTTCAATACCGATAATGATGTCCTGGTTATTGCTGATCCCGAATTGTGCAGAAAAGACCTTTGCTTTTTACAAAATGAAAATGATACAGTTGTTCAGCTTACCGAGCTTGGAAAAGAGCTCGCAGTGCTGAAAAACGTGAACGCACTCGATCTTGACCCCGTAGCTTTGTTGAAAAGATTTTACGCGGCATTTGAAAAAAATGACCTGGCAGATATCCTGACCTTTCTTTCCGAGGATGTTTTTTGGGAAGTAGCCGGGCCTACCGACATTATGCCGTGGGCAGGAGGCTGGAATGGACATCTCGGGGTTGCAAAGTTTTTTGTTTTACTCAGCGAAGGTCTGGCATTTGAGAAGCTGGTACCAACCCGTTACATAGCACAAGGCAACACAGTTGCCGTTGTGCTTGATGGGCACGGCCAGTCAAAATACGGAGTACCTTTTAGCGGAGGAGTGGTACATTGGGTTACGGTCAGAAACGGCAAGATCAGCCATCTGCAGTACTACCGCGACACTTATCCGATCATCGAAGCGATCTATGGCGGGCGGCCATTTACAGTGCAGCCAAGCCACATTGACTCGCATTATCACGTGATCAAACCCGTAGCCGTAGCGCGGGATACTGATAGCGTCGTGTTCGATGCGGCGGTGTTCGGAACTCCGACGGGAACTGTGAAAACGGTCCGTGCCATGTATGCCGCATTGCAGGGGCTCAATGTACCGGAAGTACGCAAAGTATTCGCAGACAATGTGGTTTGGGACATTTTTGGGCCGCCGGACTTGCTTGCCTGGGCGGGAGAGCGGATTGGCCCGGATGCCGCCGCTGAGTCTGCCAATCAGATCATTGCGACCATGCATTTTGATCATTTCAAACCTACGCGACTGATTTACGATGGCGATACCGCCGCCATTGTCATTGATGAAGCGGGAACTTCCACAGTAACCGGGTTACCATTTAAAACCAGCGTGGTACATGTGGTAGTCGCCAACGAGGAAGGCAAAGTGACTTTATTCAAAAATTACATTAACACCGCCTGGATAGTAGAAGCGTTTCTCGGCGGCCGACCTTTTACCGTAAACAAGTAG
- a CDS encoding sensor histidine kinase: MTADLNYRNGMSLGWRLCFILSLFATIPRLIFAWPSLFHQSDIGSGILDICIQFIISFEFAWIFVYICLHYTYEMPSWFNRQNAWVQLFLLLVLFLGINEILFQLKLALDDDNSDIVIFRVVYYLYHVLLLLAILGFRNFLLTTQENHRIGLENEQLKREQLKAQLEALRNQLNPHFLFNALNILNISISTNPDLAQRIVLDLSDILRYNLKVQNQSLILLTDELAAAKAYLDLYKARFGEKMAFEFIDTETSKQWYIIPLSLQILIENAIKHNVISSHQVLMIEVRLIETEKQVMVMNTVNKKLNSPGTGIGLQNLDKRYKIQTGQKPSLVADEQQFTVKVPLIEAP, encoded by the coding sequence ATGACCGCTGATTTGAATTACCGGAATGGGATGTCATTAGGTTGGCGTCTCTGTTTCATACTTAGCCTGTTCGCGACCATTCCACGGCTGATATTCGCGTGGCCGTCGCTTTTCCACCAGTCCGATATCGGTTCAGGAATTCTCGACATTTGCATACAATTCATTATCAGTTTCGAATTCGCCTGGATTTTTGTCTACATCTGCCTGCATTATACCTATGAAATGCCGAGCTGGTTCAACCGGCAAAATGCCTGGGTACAGCTCTTCCTGCTTCTTGTTCTTTTTCTGGGGATCAATGAAATTCTTTTCCAGCTAAAACTGGCCCTGGACGATGATAATTCGGATATTGTGATCTTCCGGGTTGTGTACTATCTATACCATGTTCTGCTGTTGCTGGCCATTCTGGGTTTCAGGAATTTTTTACTGACCACCCAGGAAAACCACAGGATCGGCCTCGAAAATGAGCAGCTCAAACGTGAGCAGCTCAAAGCGCAACTGGAAGCGCTCCGAAATCAGCTGAACCCGCATTTCCTTTTTAATGCATTGAACATTCTCAACATATCGATCTCTACAAATCCTGATTTGGCGCAGCGGATCGTGCTCGATTTGTCGGATATATTAAGGTATAACCTGAAAGTACAGAACCAGAGCCTGATCCTTTTGACTGATGAACTGGCCGCCGCGAAAGCTTATCTGGATCTATATAAAGCCCGGTTTGGCGAGAAAATGGCTTTTGAATTTATTGATACAGAAACTTCAAAACAATGGTACATCATTCCATTGTCGCTGCAAATACTTATTGAAAATGCAATCAAACATAATGTGATTTCCTCCCACCAGGTTCTGATGATCGAAGTAAGGCTTATTGAAACCGAAAAGCAGGTGATGGTGATGAACACGGTCAACAAAAAACTGAATTCGCCGGGAACCGGCATCGGCCTGCAAAACCTGGACAAACGCTACAAGATCCAGACGGGCCAAAAACCTTCCCTGGTTGCAGACG
- a CDS encoding ester cyclase, with product MNQTEDNKAIVRRYWFELWNDKKLEVLDEIAVEDVTFHFPPGQAHQPPTLRKWFETALIAFPDVHFTLHDELAEGDKVVSRWSYEATNTGNFLGRDTTQLKVKDLGIDIFRIEEGKIVEMWVAQDSLGLLQQLKVL from the coding sequence ATGAATCAGACAGAAGATAATAAGGCCATTGTACGTCGCTATTGGTTTGAATTGTGGAACGACAAAAAACTCGAAGTACTGGATGAGATAGCTGTTGAAGATGTCACATTTCACTTCCCGCCCGGGCAGGCACACCAGCCTCCCACGTTGAGAAAATGGTTTGAAACAGCGCTGATAGCATTTCCGGACGTTCATTTCACTTTGCACGATGAGCTAGCAGAAGGCGACAAAGTAGTAAGCCGCTGGTCATATGAAGCGACGAATACAGGTAATTTTCTCGGAAGGGATACCACGCAATTGAAAGTGAAAGATCTGGGAATCGATATTTTCAGGATTGAAGAAGGAAAAATAGTCGAAATGTGGGTAGCCCAGGATAGTCTGGGGTTATTACAACAATTGAAAGTGCTTTAA
- a CDS encoding GAF domain-containing protein encodes MKPLNLLIVAIRSEWLSLLEDSLSYAGYHFQIKQVNSKQSAIKAFHESKYDLLISNCLLPDGKITDLANVLGSQLPCLVMTEGHCPVTAERVLAVTETNYYINCSNKLGWIPALENTLTKWRNSAQQKIDQHNQNNGNLYKKVLARCEEELSAGHAGKKIDELFLNAFAVLLEVMDLSRIYLCTQSVSEDGTHHISKRAELAAPGVTPKAHFSKSPSEIPYFKRWNTLLSSGKPVIEFSSFLTVAEQQLFGRHDIQSLLAVPIVENGGWAGYIALEDTLNSREWTDAEISLIGAIAAIIQKKNLLQKKSSRLTNELLTSQV; translated from the coding sequence ATGAAACCTTTAAACCTCTTGATTGTTGCAATTCGAAGTGAGTGGCTGAGCCTCCTGGAAGATTCTCTTAGTTATGCTGGGTACCATTTTCAGATTAAACAGGTCAACTCGAAGCAGTCAGCTATCAAAGCTTTTCATGAATCAAAATACGATCTGCTGATCTCTAATTGCCTTCTGCCTGATGGTAAAATCACCGACCTGGCCAATGTGCTGGGAAGCCAGTTACCATGCCTTGTGATGACGGAAGGCCACTGCCCGGTTACGGCAGAAAGAGTGTTGGCGGTTACAGAAACCAATTATTATATCAATTGCTCTAATAAACTGGGCTGGATCCCTGCTCTTGAAAATACACTGACCAAATGGCGCAACAGCGCACAGCAGAAAATAGACCAGCATAATCAGAACAATGGCAACCTGTATAAGAAAGTACTGGCGCGTTGCGAAGAGGAATTATCGGCAGGCCACGCCGGCAAAAAAATTGATGAGTTGTTCCTGAATGCATTCGCCGTTCTGCTTGAAGTAATGGACCTGAGCAGGATCTATCTGTGTACCCAAAGCGTGAGCGAAGATGGCACGCATCACATAAGCAAACGTGCTGAACTGGCGGCTCCCGGCGTTACTCCCAAAGCACATTTTTCCAAAAGCCCGTCGGAAATCCCGTATTTCAAAAGATGGAACACATTGCTTTCTTCCGGCAAGCCTGTCATTGAATTTTCTTCATTCCTTACAGTCGCGGAACAACAACTGTTCGGTCGTCACGACATTCAATCCTTACTGGCCGTTCCTATTGTGGAAAATGGCGGTTGGGCCGGATACATTGCGCTGGAAGATACCCTGAATTCCAGAGAATGGACGGACGCCGAGATCTCGCTGATCGGAGCAATCGCTGCTATCATTCAAAAAAAGAACTTGTTGCAAAAAAAATCATCCCGGCTTACTAATGAATTACTGACCAGCCAGGTATGA